The following are encoded together in the Bradymonas sediminis genome:
- a CDS encoding LytR/AlgR family response regulator transcription factor, protein MTSENPTPSRPLNLLIVDDEEPAREELRWLLEQCDGARVVGTAASAEAALKVLDAGDGPAIDLVFLDINMPGIDGMRLAESLQKMGAQRGTRRPRPGVIFVTAYDHYAVDAFGVDAIDYLLKPVRLARLQKALERARALLQPAPSEPAAQETILERISVEDHGVYRVLPVDEILYFESDGGVVVAATLTERFITDFSLKFLEENLSPRAFFRCHRSYIVRLDAIESIAPWGAGTYRLIVSRERDLGAPLSRSRAAELKSRIPWSARAIDG, encoded by the coding sequence ATGACTTCCGAGAATCCGACCCCATCGCGCCCGCTGAACCTGTTGATCGTCGACGACGAAGAACCCGCGCGCGAAGAGCTTCGCTGGCTATTGGAGCAATGCGATGGGGCCCGCGTGGTGGGCACCGCCGCCTCGGCCGAGGCGGCGCTTAAGGTGCTCGACGCGGGCGATGGCCCGGCGATCGACCTGGTCTTTTTGGACATCAATATGCCCGGCATCGACGGGATGCGCCTGGCCGAGTCGCTGCAAAAAATGGGCGCCCAGCGCGGCACCAGAAGACCTCGGCCCGGCGTGATCTTTGTGACCGCCTATGACCACTACGCCGTCGACGCCTTCGGGGTCGACGCCATTGATTATCTGCTCAAGCCGGTGCGCCTGGCGCGCCTGCAAAAAGCCCTGGAGCGCGCGCGGGCGCTGCTGCAACCCGCGCCGAGCGAACCCGCGGCCCAGGAGACCATTTTGGAGCGCATCTCGGTCGAAGATCACGGCGTCTACCGGGTCCTTCCGGTCGATGAGATCCTCTACTTTGAGTCCGACGGCGGCGTGGTGGTCGCGGCGACGCTCACCGAGCGATTTATCACCGATTTTAGCCTGAAATTTCTCGAAGAAAACCTGAGCCCGCGCGCGTTCTTCCGCTGCCACCGTAGCTATATCGTGCGCCTGGACGCCATCGAGAGCATCGCCCCCTGGGGCGCCGGGACCTACCGATTGATCGTGTCGCGCGAGCGGGATCTGGGCGCGCCGCTGTCGCGCAGCCGCGCCGCTGAGCTTAAGAGCCGCATCCCCTGGTCGGCCCGCGCGATCGACGGTTGA